In a genomic window of Rhinopithecus roxellana isolate Shanxi Qingling chromosome 2, ASM756505v1, whole genome shotgun sequence:
- the LOC104677909 gene encoding non-histone chromosomal protein HMG-14: MPKRKVSSAEGAAKEEPKRRSARLSAKPPAKVEAKPKKAAAKDKSSDKKVQTKGKRGAKGKQAEVANQETKEDLPAENGETKTEESPASDEAGEKEAKSD; encoded by the coding sequence ATGCCCAAGAGGAAGGTCAGCTCCGCCGAAGGGGCCGCCAAGGAAGAGCCCAAGAGGAGATCGGCGCGGTTGTCAGCTAAACCTCCTGCCAAAGTGGAAGCGAAGCCGAAAAAGGCAGCAGCGAAGGATAAATCTTCAGACAAAAAAGtgcaaacaaaagggaaaaggggAGCAAAGGGAAAACAGGCCGAAGTGGCTAACCAAGAAACGAAAGAAGATTTACCCGCAGAAAACGGTGAAACGAAAACTGAGGAGAGTCCAGCCTCTGAcgaagcaggagagaaagaagccaaGTCTGATTAG